One Microbacterium sp. W4I20 DNA window includes the following coding sequences:
- a CDS encoding HNH endonuclease, with translation MRTLVLNAGYEPLAIVSFKRALVLVMNDKATVIERVEDDPVWGSHGVYDRPAVIILSRYVRVPTSRRVPVTRRGVLRRDNHRCGYCGKAASTIDHVLPRSRGGADSWENLVACCLRCNNVKSDRTPQEMRWQLRFTPRPPHGTAWTVRGTERSDPRWEPYLALAA, from the coding sequence ATGCGCACACTTGTCCTGAACGCCGGCTACGAGCCGCTCGCCATCGTGTCCTTCAAACGAGCGCTCGTGCTCGTGATGAACGATAAGGCGACGGTGATAGAACGCGTCGAAGACGATCCTGTCTGGGGCAGCCACGGGGTCTACGACCGTCCGGCGGTGATCATCCTCTCCCGTTACGTGCGGGTGCCCACCAGCAGGCGGGTGCCGGTGACCAGACGCGGCGTCCTACGACGCGACAACCACCGGTGCGGGTACTGCGGCAAGGCGGCGTCGACGATCGACCACGTGCTGCCGCGTTCGCGGGGTGGCGCCGATTCCTGGGAGAACCTCGTGGCGTGCTGTCTGCGCTGCAACAACGTCAAGAGCGACCGCACCCCGCAGGAGATGCGCTGGCAGCTGCGTTTCACTCCACGCCCGCCACATGGCACCGCCTGGACCGTGCGCGGCACCGAGCGCAGCGACCCACGGTGGGAGCCGTACCTCGCGCTGGCCGCGTGA